A genomic segment from Nitrospira sp. encodes:
- a CDS encoding SOS-response repressor and protease LexA → MHSTDLKKVRQALGLTQEQLAGRLRTTRQTIARYELGTHKIPFAVRLAIDHLTTAAHIPLAGLVAAGDPIEPIPQTEVVEVPPGMVGRGETFALRVKGESMRDEGILPGDLVIVQKQHTARNGQTVIAILNNDATIKTYHRKGSTVELRPANDTMKPITVKSTDSLHIEGLVIGVIRYCTK, encoded by the coding sequence ATGCACTCCACCGACCTCAAGAAAGTGCGTCAGGCGCTGGGTTTGACCCAGGAACAACTCGCCGGCCGGCTGAGAACGACCCGCCAGACCATCGCGCGGTATGAACTCGGCACCCACAAGATTCCGTTTGCCGTTCGACTAGCGATCGATCACCTCACCACCGCAGCACACATTCCCCTGGCCGGTCTGGTGGCGGCCGGTGATCCGATCGAACCGATTCCCCAAACCGAAGTGGTCGAGGTCCCTCCCGGCATGGTGGGCCGCGGCGAAACGTTCGCGTTGCGGGTGAAGGGGGAGTCCATGCGGGACGAAGGCATTCTGCCGGGCGACCTCGTCATCGTCCAAAAACAGCACACGGCCAGAAACGGTCAGACGGTGATCGCGATCCTCAACAACGACGCCACGATCAAAACCTATCATCGCAAAGGTTCCACGGTCGAATTGCGTCCGGCGAACGACACCATGAAGCCGATTACGGTCAAATCGACGGATTCGCTGCACATCGAGGGTCTGGTCATCGGCGTCATTCGTTACTGCACAAAATAA
- a CDS encoding 16S rRNA processing protein RimM has product MPGQSELVTIGRIERSFGVRGEARVRSLSDVPGRFDVLREVTIVAPGGKTLETLVTHVRSGGPTLIMGFEAFTTPEQIAEFRGGLIQVPRGNSPALPADQYYECDLIGMVVQDEAGVVLGRLEQVWNLSHNRIFAVRQEEKELLIPAAKQVVVAVDVAGRAMTVRLPEGFGDL; this is encoded by the coding sequence ATGCCCGGCCAGTCAGAACTCGTTACCATCGGGAGGATCGAGCGATCGTTCGGGGTCCGAGGAGAGGCGCGTGTTCGCTCCCTCAGTGACGTGCCGGGACGGTTCGATGTGCTTCGGGAAGTGACGATTGTCGCGCCTGGGGGGAAGACCCTTGAGACCCTGGTGACCCATGTACGGTCCGGGGGGCCGACGTTGATCATGGGCTTCGAAGCTTTCACGACACCGGAACAGATCGCCGAGTTCCGTGGCGGACTGATACAGGTTCCACGCGGAAATTCGCCGGCTTTGCCGGCCGATCAGTACTATGAATGTGATCTGATCGGCATGGTCGTGCAGGATGAAGCAGGTGTAGTGCTCGGCCGGTTGGAACAGGTCTGGAACCTATCCCATAATCGGATCTTTGCGGTCAGGCAAGAGGAAAAAGAGCTGTTGATTCCTGCAGCAAAACAGGTTGTGGTGGCGGTAGACGTAGCCGGGCGAGCGATGACGGTTAGACTGCCGGAAGGGTTCGGAGACCTGTAA
- a CDS encoding tRNA (guanine(37)-N(1))-methyltransferase, translating into MRCAVLTLFPEMVSPVLGQSILKRAQEKGLLEVSVQNLRDHTYDRHKTADDVPYGGGAGMVMKAEPILLAVEALNAAYGAPDPGTTMRVIVPSPQGRQFTQELAQGLAQETRPILFLCGHYEGIDERVRLALQPEEISVGDYVLTGGELPALVMIDAAARLIPGVLGDAASTAEESFTDGLLEYPHYTRPAEVRGMAVPEVLVSGHHEAIRLWRRKEALRNTYLKRPDLLRDRELGSEDRRLLSEVMQESLVQVPGR; encoded by the coding sequence ATGCGATGCGCGGTCCTGACATTGTTCCCGGAGATGGTGTCCCCGGTTCTGGGGCAGAGTATCCTCAAGCGAGCCCAAGAGAAGGGGTTGCTGGAAGTGTCCGTTCAGAACCTGCGCGACCATACCTACGATCGACACAAGACGGCCGATGATGTGCCTTACGGCGGCGGGGCCGGGATGGTCATGAAGGCCGAGCCGATTCTGCTGGCCGTCGAGGCCTTGAACGCCGCCTACGGGGCGCCTGATCCCGGTACGACGATGCGGGTGATCGTGCCGTCTCCGCAAGGGCGGCAGTTTACTCAGGAATTGGCGCAAGGGTTGGCGCAGGAAACGCGGCCGATCCTGTTTCTTTGCGGGCACTACGAAGGGATTGATGAGCGGGTGCGGCTGGCATTGCAGCCGGAGGAAATTTCGGTTGGTGATTATGTGCTCACCGGCGGAGAGTTGCCGGCCTTGGTCATGATCGATGCGGCGGCCCGGTTGATTCCCGGCGTGTTGGGTGATGCGGCGTCGACGGCGGAGGAATCCTTTACCGACGGATTACTGGAGTATCCGCATTACACCAGACCGGCCGAGGTGCGGGGGATGGCGGTTCCGGAAGTGCTGGTGTCGGGCCATCATGAGGCAATTCGATTGTGGCGACGCAAGGAGGCGCTGCGGAATACCTATCTGAAGCGGCCGGATCTGCTGCGGGATCGTGAACTCGGATCGGAAGATCGGCGATTGTTGAGCGAAGTGATGCAAGAGAGTCTGGTACAGGTACCAGGTCGTTGA
- a CDS encoding LSU ribosomal protein L19p — protein MNRLERIQRSLTKKTVPKFEIGDTVRVHVKVVEGEKERIQVYEGAVIARKGTLNSETFTVRKLSYGVGVERTFPIHSPNVAKVDVVRQGRVRRAKLYYLRTKKGKFAKVEDREFTAESKAQAAAKAEAAEAVAATKA, from the coding sequence ATGAATCGGCTAGAACGGATCCAGCGATCCTTAACCAAGAAGACGGTGCCCAAGTTCGAGATCGGGGATACCGTTCGTGTGCATGTGAAGGTGGTCGAGGGAGAGAAAGAACGTATTCAGGTGTACGAAGGGGCGGTCATCGCCAGAAAAGGGACGCTCAACAGCGAAACCTTTACGGTGCGCAAACTATCGTACGGCGTCGGGGTGGAGCGGACGTTCCCGATCCATTCGCCCAATGTGGCCAAGGTCGATGTGGTACGTCAGGGCCGCGTCCGTCGCGCCAAGCTGTATTACCTGCGCACGAAGAAGGGTAAGTTCGCCAAGGTGGAAGACCGCGAGTTTACGGCCGAAAGCAAAGCTCAGGCTGCCGCCAAGGCTGAGGCGGCGGAAGCCGTCGCTGCCACCAAGGCATAG
- a CDS encoding DNA polymerase IV, whose translation MDRQIVCLAVPSFELTLARLNEPRLRDRPIGLAPVAHPRTLLHDVSPEAAADGLYPGMVVQQARQLCPALHVLTPDSIRTAQAHTMLSHIITRYTPVWESTSPGSFVLDLTGTTRLFGLTCDTAGRLQRDIAMQVHLDGMLGIGSNKLIAQTAAGLIQPTQIYEVRHGSERAFMAPLRIETLPLLHRPQMKSIRRCLADLNLRTFGDVADIPLPALDIAVGRWAAPLQRWAQGIDSTPVMPSQIQPRLEVSCPLRPDDIDDHAVWRRLAGLLEELCRALRLHQRTCKRLTLTIRYSDRTDVTGQQPIAPASYWEYDLAPPLRTLLHRCFRRRIRLRTLTLIATELAAPFEQGRLFDDPTEIACTRRARAQRLALTLDRLRARFGNRIIQYGNGA comes from the coding sequence ATGGATCGTCAAATCGTGTGTCTTGCGGTGCCGTCGTTCGAACTCACGCTTGCCCGCCTGAATGAACCTCGTCTGCGCGACAGGCCCATCGGTCTCGCACCGGTCGCGCACCCGCGCACCCTATTGCACGATGTCTCACCGGAAGCCGCCGCCGACGGCCTGTACCCCGGCATGGTCGTCCAGCAGGCCAGACAACTCTGTCCAGCGCTTCATGTCCTGACGCCCGATTCCATCCGCACCGCTCAGGCGCACACCATGTTGTCCCACATCATCACCCGTTACACGCCGGTCTGGGAATCGACCAGCCCCGGCTCCTTCGTGCTGGATCTGACGGGCACCACGAGGCTCTTCGGCCTCACCTGCGATACCGCCGGGCGTCTGCAACGGGATATCGCCATGCAAGTTCATCTCGACGGCATGTTGGGCATCGGCAGCAACAAGTTGATCGCGCAGACCGCCGCCGGCTTGATTCAACCGACACAGATCTACGAGGTCCGTCACGGTTCGGAGCGGGCCTTCATGGCTCCCTTGCGGATCGAGACCTTGCCCCTGCTCCACCGACCGCAGATGAAATCGATTCGCCGATGTTTGGCAGACCTGAATCTCCGCACGTTCGGGGATGTGGCCGACATTCCCCTCCCTGCCCTCGACATCGCCGTCGGTCGGTGGGCAGCCCCGTTGCAACGCTGGGCCCAAGGTATCGACTCCACGCCGGTCATGCCGTCGCAGATCCAGCCTCGACTCGAAGTGTCATGTCCATTACGGCCGGACGACATCGATGACCATGCCGTATGGCGCCGTTTGGCCGGCCTGCTTGAAGAACTCTGCCGCGCCTTGCGCCTGCACCAGCGTACGTGCAAGCGGTTGACCCTGACGATCCGCTACAGCGACCGGACCGATGTCACCGGACAGCAGCCGATCGCACCGGCCAGCTATTGGGAATATGATCTCGCTCCGCCGCTCCGAACGTTACTGCACCGCTGCTTCCGCCGTCGCATACGTCTCCGCACCTTGACGCTCATCGCCACAGAACTGGCGGCTCCTTTCGAACAGGGCCGACTCTTTGATGATCCGACGGAGATCGCTTGCACCAGGCGAGCCCGTGCGCAGCGACTCGCGCTCACCCTTGATCGACTCAGAGCGCGCTTCGGAAACCGAATCATTCAGTACGGAAACGGTGCGTGA
- a CDS encoding Signal recognition particle protein Ffh translates to MLDALSEKFERILKKLRGQGVLTEENIAEALKEVRLALLEADVNFKVVKEFLDRVREKAVGQEVLKSLTPGHQVVKVVWDELRGMMGGERSGISLASRPPTVVMMVGLQGAGKTTTSGKLARLFKGQGKRVLLVAADPRRPAAGDQLASLGGDLGIDVQRFDQVDASRADVVRICERGVQRGQEQGYDLIVLDTGGRLHVDDELMAELVAVKQAVNPHEVLLVADAMTGQDAVNMASRFDQQVGLTGVILTKVEGDARGGAVLSIRAVTGKPIKFLGMGEKLDALEPFHPDRMASRILGMGDVLSLIEKAQDTFSREEAEAAQKKLTSNTFTLEDFRSQLGQMNRLGSFEQILGMLPGGQKLKDLANSGLPEKEMKRVAAMIDSMTMRERRDHTVINGSRKKRIARGSGTSVQEVNRLIKQFLQARKIAKVMSGAGGRRQLAQMFRGM, encoded by the coding sequence GTGCTCGACGCATTGAGCGAAAAGTTCGAACGGATTCTGAAGAAACTTCGCGGGCAGGGTGTGCTCACGGAGGAAAATATCGCCGAGGCGCTGAAAGAAGTGCGTCTGGCGCTGCTTGAAGCCGACGTCAACTTCAAAGTCGTCAAGGAGTTTCTCGACCGCGTGCGTGAAAAGGCGGTCGGTCAGGAAGTCTTGAAGAGCCTGACTCCCGGCCATCAGGTCGTCAAGGTCGTCTGGGACGAACTCCGCGGCATGATGGGCGGTGAACGGAGCGGCATCAGCCTCGCCTCTCGGCCGCCGACCGTCGTCATGATGGTGGGATTACAGGGGGCAGGGAAAACGACGACCTCCGGCAAGCTGGCCCGGCTGTTCAAGGGCCAGGGAAAACGGGTGTTGCTCGTGGCGGCCGATCCGCGCCGACCTGCGGCCGGCGATCAGCTTGCCAGCCTGGGGGGTGATCTCGGTATCGATGTCCAGCGGTTCGATCAAGTCGATGCCTCGCGCGCCGATGTGGTCCGTATTTGCGAGCGAGGAGTGCAGCGCGGGCAGGAACAGGGGTATGACCTCATCGTGCTGGATACCGGTGGTCGCTTGCACGTCGATGATGAATTGATGGCCGAACTTGTGGCGGTCAAGCAAGCGGTGAACCCTCACGAGGTGCTGTTGGTGGCCGATGCCATGACCGGGCAAGATGCCGTCAACATGGCGAGCCGGTTCGATCAGCAGGTGGGGCTGACCGGCGTCATCCTGACGAAGGTCGAGGGCGACGCCCGCGGCGGTGCCGTGCTTTCCATCCGAGCCGTCACCGGTAAGCCGATCAAGTTCCTCGGCATGGGAGAAAAGCTCGATGCCTTGGAGCCCTTCCATCCGGATCGGATGGCCTCGCGGATTCTCGGGATGGGCGATGTCCTCTCGTTGATCGAAAAAGCCCAGGATACGTTTTCACGGGAAGAGGCCGAAGCCGCTCAAAAGAAACTGACCAGCAACACCTTCACGTTAGAAGATTTTCGCTCTCAACTCGGCCAGATGAATCGGCTGGGCTCGTTCGAGCAGATCCTGGGAATGCTGCCGGGCGGGCAGAAGCTGAAAGACCTCGCGAACAGCGGGTTGCCCGAAAAAGAGATGAAGCGGGTCGCGGCCATGATCGATTCCATGACCATGCGTGAGCGACGCGACCATACCGTGATCAACGGCAGCCGAAAGAAGCGGATTGCGCGCGGCAGCGGGACGAGCGTGCAGGAGGTCAACCGGTTGATCAAGCAGTTTTTGCAGGCGCGGAAGATCGCCAAGGTCATGTCGGGCGCCGGTGGACGGCGTCAATTGGCTCAAATGTTTCGTGGCATGTGA
- a CDS encoding Excinuclease ABC subunit B, translating to MLRCEAMPPFKLEAPFKPCGDQGQAIEKLTAGMLAGKPHQVLLGVTGSGKTFTMANVVERVQKPTLVLVHNKTLAGQLYQEFKQFFPHNAVEYFISYYDYYQPEAYIPQSDTYIAKDASINDAIDQMRHAATTSLLQRNDVLIVSSVSCIYGLGSPEVYHDMLVYLEEGMETRREKILAKLVDIQYARNDVDFHRGTFRARGDVIEIFPASSEAKSVRIELFGDVVDAIHEIDPLTGKSLGRLPKIAVYPNTHYLIAPDRYERAITGIEEELEARVAAFRKTGQLLEAQRIEQRTKFDLEMIRAMGYCHGIENYSRHLSGRAPGEPPPTLLDYFPKDFLLIVDESHATVPQVGGMYEGDFSRKRTLVEYGFRLPSAVDNRPLKFAEFERMLKQVIYVSATPGPYELDHAKGEVVEQIIRPTGLMDPLIDVRSAKGQVDNLLAEVRAEAAKGNRVLVTTLTKRMAEDLTEYYYDLGVKVRYLHSDIKTLERAEIIRDLRRGVFDVLVGINLLREGLDLPEVGLVAILDADKEGYLRSHRSLIQTAGRAARNVDGRVIFYGDTVTDSMQLAMEETARRRHIQEAYNRAHGITPESIKKSIPTLDYAAAELDYVQLDLAAEAPAVYKTDEDVTQLVQRLEVEMKAAAKKLEFERAAELRNRIRALKMKDLELKS from the coding sequence GTGCTAAGATGCGAGGCGATGCCTCCGTTCAAACTGGAAGCTCCCTTCAAACCTTGCGGTGATCAGGGGCAAGCCATTGAGAAGCTGACGGCCGGGATGCTGGCCGGGAAGCCGCATCAGGTCTTGCTCGGCGTCACCGGCTCCGGCAAGACCTTCACGATGGCCAATGTGGTCGAACGGGTGCAGAAGCCGACGCTCGTGCTTGTGCACAACAAGACCCTGGCCGGCCAGCTCTACCAGGAGTTCAAGCAATTCTTCCCTCACAATGCCGTTGAATACTTCATCAGTTATTACGACTATTACCAGCCGGAAGCCTACATCCCGCAGAGCGACACCTACATTGCGAAGGATGCCTCGATCAACGACGCGATCGACCAGATGCGCCATGCGGCGACCACGTCGCTGCTGCAGCGCAATGATGTGCTGATCGTGTCGTCGGTTTCCTGCATCTACGGCCTCGGCTCGCCGGAGGTGTACCATGACATGTTGGTGTATCTGGAAGAGGGGATGGAGACCAGGCGCGAAAAGATCCTGGCGAAGTTGGTGGATATTCAGTATGCCCGCAACGATGTGGATTTTCATCGTGGGACCTTTCGCGCGCGTGGCGATGTCATCGAGATTTTTCCGGCTTCGTCGGAAGCGAAGTCCGTGCGCATCGAACTGTTCGGCGATGTGGTGGACGCCATCCATGAGATCGATCCGCTCACCGGGAAATCGCTGGGCCGGCTGCCGAAGATCGCCGTCTATCCGAATACGCACTATCTCATTGCGCCGGATCGCTACGAACGGGCGATCACGGGAATCGAGGAGGAGTTGGAGGCGCGGGTGGCTGCGTTCAGAAAAACCGGACAACTGCTGGAGGCGCAACGGATCGAACAACGCACCAAGTTCGATCTCGAAATGATCCGCGCCATGGGGTATTGCCACGGGATCGAGAATTATTCGCGCCATCTGAGCGGGCGCGCGCCGGGTGAGCCACCGCCGACGCTGTTGGATTATTTCCCCAAGGACTTTCTGTTGATCGTCGATGAATCACACGCGACCGTGCCGCAAGTCGGCGGGATGTACGAGGGCGATTTTTCGCGGAAGCGTACCCTCGTGGAGTATGGATTCAGGTTGCCGTCCGCCGTCGACAATCGCCCGCTGAAGTTCGCCGAATTTGAGCGGATGCTGAAGCAGGTGATCTACGTGTCGGCCACGCCCGGGCCGTATGAGTTGGACCATGCCAAGGGAGAGGTCGTCGAACAGATCATCCGGCCGACCGGCCTGATGGATCCGCTCATCGACGTGCGTTCGGCCAAGGGGCAGGTGGACAATCTGCTGGCTGAAGTCCGGGCGGAAGCGGCGAAGGGGAACCGTGTGCTGGTCACGACCCTGACCAAGCGGATGGCCGAAGACCTCACGGAGTATTATTACGACCTCGGCGTGAAGGTGCGGTATCTGCATTCGGACATCAAGACGCTGGAACGGGCGGAGATCATTCGCGACCTCCGACGCGGCGTTTTCGATGTGCTGGTCGGGATCAATCTGTTGCGGGAGGGGTTGGATCTTCCTGAGGTCGGCTTGGTCGCGATTCTGGACGCGGACAAGGAGGGCTATCTCCGCTCACACCGGTCGTTGATTCAAACTGCGGGACGCGCAGCGCGGAATGTGGACGGGCGGGTCATTTTTTACGGCGATACGGTCACCGATTCGATGCAATTGGCCATGGAGGAGACCGCGCGCCGGCGCCATATCCAGGAGGCTTACAATAGGGCCCATGGAATTACGCCGGAGAGCATCAAGAAAAGCATCCCGACGCTCGACTATGCGGCGGCCGAGTTGGATTACGTCCAGCTGGACCTGGCCGCTGAAGCGCCGGCAGTCTACAAGACCGACGAGGATGTGACGCAGTTGGTGCAGCGGCTGGAGGTGGAGATGAAAGCGGCGGCGAAGAAGCTGGAGTTCGAGCGGGCGGCGGAGCTACGGAATCGCATTCGTGCGTTGAAGATGAAGGATCTTGAACTCAAGTCGTGA
- a CDS encoding Ribonuclease HII, producing the protein MVGTPNPTTGGPTEEFEVEARHCGYRRIAGLDETGRGPLAGPVVAAAVLLPRRCRLLGLNDSKLVGESERVRLFDEIVRRATAVGIGAATEGEIDRLNILHATRLAMRRALQALHLQPDFLLLDAVTLPGLSIPQRPIIKGDGLSCSIAAASIVAKVVRDRLMIEYHRWYPQYNFAEHKGYGTPDHLRLLRQHGPCAIHRCSFAPVHRLVPSRPAAFRLSADHA; encoded by the coding sequence TTGGTTGGTACTCCGAACCCGACGACAGGAGGTCCCACCGAAGAGTTTGAGGTGGAGGCCCGACATTGTGGATACCGCCGTATCGCCGGTCTCGATGAGACCGGACGGGGCCCTTTGGCCGGTCCCGTCGTCGCAGCGGCCGTGCTGTTGCCGCGGCGCTGTCGCTTGCTCGGGTTGAATGATTCCAAACTGGTCGGTGAATCGGAGCGCGTCCGGTTGTTCGACGAAATCGTGCGGCGGGCGACGGCCGTCGGTATCGGCGCTGCGACTGAGGGAGAGATCGACCGCCTGAATATCCTCCACGCGACCCGGCTGGCGATGCGACGTGCGCTCCAGGCACTTCATCTGCAGCCGGATTTCCTCTTGTTGGATGCCGTGACCCTTCCCGGACTCTCCATTCCCCAACGGCCGATTATCAAGGGCGATGGGTTGTCCTGTTCCATTGCGGCGGCATCGATCGTCGCCAAGGTGGTGCGTGATCGACTGATGATCGAGTATCACCGCTGGTATCCTCAATACAATTTTGCCGAACACAAGGGGTACGGGACTCCGGACCATCTTCGCCTGCTCCGACAACACGGGCCCTGTGCGATTCACCGCTGCAGTTTCGCTCCCGTCCACCGACTCGTACCGAGCAGGCCGGCGGCGTTCCGCTTGTCCGCCGATCATGCCTGA
- a CDS encoding SSU ribosomal protein S16p — protein MAVHLRLTRTGRHKRPMYRVIAADSRKPRDGRFLEILGIFDPLKNPAVPELKSERVLTWLRHGAQPTTTVRTLLKRHGVWKQFEAEKAEKSKK, from the coding sequence GTGGCGGTTCATTTACGGTTGACCAGGACGGGACGACATAAGCGACCGATGTATCGGGTCATTGCGGCGGATTCCCGAAAGCCGCGCGACGGGCGGTTTCTGGAGATCCTCGGCATTTTCGACCCGCTGAAGAATCCGGCGGTGCCGGAGTTGAAATCGGAGCGTGTGCTGACATGGCTGCGGCATGGGGCTCAGCCCACCACGACCGTGCGGACCCTCCTCAAGCGGCATGGGGTGTGGAAGCAGTTCGAGGCCGAGAAGGCCGAGAAAAGTAAAAAGTAA